Proteins from one Oncorhynchus masou masou isolate Uvic2021 chromosome 12, UVic_Omas_1.1, whole genome shotgun sequence genomic window:
- the zgc:153990 gene encoding myb-related transcription factor, partner of profilin, which yields MSASHFFNEDSVTRFKKRKARFTFSEVHILLDEVKKNRHIVVGKFNRGVPTDVKKRVWAEITASVNEIGESQREVIEIIKKWSDLKCDTKRKVAAMRSGANFKGINSRLSRDLSPTENIVHQILELDGKRSRVPGLHYGAFKEGDDDEGPEEEDEEEDMAGIHSYPNEGVDVSMPPPSTLSSAMPMSFSMGMPMPGPGHTPIPPVQPKDDHSMPTYSGSSRDSSHPSYEMQYEIPTGEETENQFGQTDDERQDELPPSTSQTSSLTEDNQGSGGGPHPSTGTQPSPSSFSAAPPTAGQPPRNARESMLQSASLSIQEQHATNTALETVSRSLELLSESVQQLAETQQEFVRESLQLQRETMHILRDFTSGALALMHDKLNGRPAL from the exons ATGTCTGCCTCGCACTTCTTCAATGAGGACAGTGTCACGCGGTTCAAAAAGAGAAAAGCTCGCTTTACCTTCAGTGAGGTCCACATCCTCCTAGATGAAGTGAAGAAGAATCGGCACATCGTTGTCG GGAAGTTTAACCGCGGTGTACCAACGGATGTGAAGAAGCGCGTGTGGGCAGAGATCACAGCCAGTGTGAATGAGATCGGGGAGAGCCAGCGTGAGGTCATCGAGATCATCAAGAAGTGGTCCGACCTCAAGTGCGACACCAAGCGTAAGGTGGCCGCCATGCGGTCGGGGGCCAACTTCAAGGGGATCAACTCGCGGCTGTCCCGTGACCTCAGCCCCACAGAGAACATTGTGCATCAGATTTTGGAGCTGGATGGAAAGCGAAGCCGGGTGCCAGGTCTCCATTATGGGGCTTTCAAGGAGGGAGATGATGATGAAGgaccagaggaggaggatgaggaagaggacatGGCAGGGATACACAGTTACCCCAATGAAGGAGTAGACGTCTCGATGCCACCACCCTCCACGCTTTCCTCGGCAATGCCCATGTCCTTTTCCATGGGTATGCCCATGCCAGGCCCTGGCCACACACCCATACCCCCGGTTCAACCCAAAGATGACCATTCTATGCCAACCTACAGTGGATCGTCCA GAGATTCTTCACATCCCTCTTATGAAATGCAGTACGAGATACCCACTGGTGAAG AAACTGAGAACCAGTTTGGGCAGACAGACGACGAGCGTCAGGACGAGCTGCCCCCTTCTACCTCACAGACGTCCAGCCTCACAGAGGACAACCAGGGGAGCGGCGGCGGGCCACACCCCTCCACAGGCACCCAGCCCTCACCCTCATCGTTCTCTGCCGCACCACCTACAGCAGGCCAGCCACCTCGGAACGCCAGGGAGAGCATGTTGCAGAGTGCCTCGCTGAGCATTCAGGAGCAGCACGCCACCAACACCGCGCTAGAGACTGTGTCGCGCTCCCTGGAACTGCTGTCCGAGTCAGTGCAGCAGCTGGCCGAGACGCAGCAGGAGTTTGTGCGCGAGTCGCTGCAGCTGCAGAGGGAGACGATGCACATACTCCGAGACTTCACCAGTGGGGCCCTGGCCCTCATGCATGACAAGCTCAATGGACGCCCGGCCCTATAG